From Candidatus Eisenbacteria bacterium:
CACGACAGCAGCGGCACGTTGTCGTACCACGCCAGCGGCGTCCGACACTTGGGACACCGCGACCCGGGACGCACGATCGACTCGTCCTCGGGGATCCGGTGGATGCAGACGTTGAGGAAGCTCCCGATCGAGGCGCCCATGCAGAAGGCGATCACACCCAGAAACCAGCCGCCGAGCTCGGCGGTCGCGGGATCGGGAGTCATGACGGCCAGGAGTGCGTTCACGGCTATCGTTCGGAGTATCGGCCGTCAATCGACGGCGCTAAAACGCAAACGGGGGATGGACGTTGCGTCCATCCCCCGTCGGGTTCGTACGGATCAGGTCGGATCAGGCGCAGGTAAGAGGCGGCGAGGCCGAGCTGTCCCAGGTGCAGGTGTAGCCCGGAGCGCCCGCGTTGGTCCCGGTGACCGTGAACGCGGTCGCCGTTCCCGTGCAGGCGAGGGTCGTGCCGGCCGAGACGGAGAAGCCCGGCAGGTTGGAGCACGTGGCGTTGACCGACGCGTAGCTGCTGTTGTCGACGAAGAGGGCCTCCATGCCCGTCGCAGCGTTCCGGACGTCCGAGACGATCCGGCTGCGGAACCCACGCTGCCGGTAGGCAGCGAACTGCGGGATCGCGATCGCGGCGAGAATGCCGATGATTGCAACGACGACCAGGAGCTCGATCAGCGTGAAGCCGGTCTGCTTCTGACGCTTCAGATTAGTCTGCTTGAGCATTTTCTTTTTCCTCTACGTCGCAGGTCTGTGGTCTGATCTTACGCGCAGACGAGCGGCGGGCTGCTGGCGCTGTTCCAGGTGCAGGTGTAACCCGGAGCGCCGGCGTTGGTCCCGGTGACCGTGAAGGCGGTCGCTGTGCCCGTGCAGGCGAGGACGGAACCAGCCGACACCGAGAAGCCGGGCAGGTTCGAGCACGTCGCGTTCACCGCAGCGTAGCTGCTGTTGTCTACGAAGAGGGCTTCCATACCGGTCGCGGCGTTCCGGACGTCCGAGACGATCCGGCTACGGAAGCCGCGCTGACGGTACGCTGCGAACTGCGGGATCGCAATGGCGGCCAGGATGCCGATGATCGCCACCACGACCAGGAGCTCGATCAGGGTGAAGCCCGTCTGCTTCTGACGCTTGATTGTGTGATTTCGCATTGTAGTTCTCCTCTCCGTCGTCATTCGACGGCTTACGCGCAGACGAGCGGCGGCGAAGACGCGCTGTTCCAGGTGCAGGTGTAACCCGGGGCGCCGGCGTTGGTCCCGGTCACCGTGAACGCCGTGGCCGTGCCCGTGCAGGCAAGGGTCGTTCCCGCCGACACCGCGAAGCCGGGCAGGTTCGAGCACGTCGCGTTCACCGCGGCGTAGCTG
This genomic window contains:
- a CDS encoding prepilin-type N-terminal cleavage/methylation domain-containing protein gives rise to the protein MRNHTIKRQKQTGFTLIELLVVVAIIGILAAIAIPQFAAYRQRGFRSRIVSDVRNAATGMEALFVDNSSYAAVNATCSNLPGFSVSAGSVLACTGTATAFTVTGTNAGAPGYTCTWNSASSPPLVCA